A genomic stretch from Empedobacter stercoris includes:
- the sucC gene encoding ADP-forming succinate--CoA ligase subunit beta, with protein MNLHEYQGKEILSKYGVKVQRGIVATTPEEAVEAAKALTEQTGTGWHVVKAQIHAGGRGKGGGVKLAKNLDEVKERANDIIGMQLITPQTSAEGKKVHQVLIAEDVYYPGESQTEEYYVSVLLDRATGKNMIMYSTEGGMDIEEVAESTPDKIFTEEIDPTVGIQGFQARKVAFNLGLSGNAFKEGVKFITALYNAYVAIDASMFEINPVLKTSDDQIIAVDAKVTIDDNSLFRHPDIAALRDTREEDATEVEAGEAGLNFVKLDGNVGCMVNGAGLAMATMDIIKLSGGNPANFLDVGGTADAERVEKAFRIILKDENVKAILVNIFGGIVRCDRVAQGILDAYKNMGDAINVPIIVRLQGTNAEVAKQMIDESGLQVHSAITLQDAADKVKELLN; from the coding sequence ATGAATCTTCACGAATATCAAGGTAAAGAAATCCTTAGTAAATATGGTGTAAAAGTACAACGTGGTATCGTTGCTACTACACCAGAGGAAGCTGTCGAAGCTGCTAAAGCATTAACTGAACAAACAGGTACAGGTTGGCATGTTGTAAAAGCTCAAATTCACGCAGGTGGTCGTGGAAAAGGAGGCGGAGTAAAACTTGCTAAAAACTTGGACGAGGTGAAAGAAAGAGCAAACGATATTATCGGAATGCAATTAATTACACCTCAAACTTCTGCCGAAGGGAAAAAAGTACATCAAGTGTTAATCGCAGAGGATGTGTATTATCCTGGTGAATCTCAAACAGAAGAGTACTATGTATCTGTATTATTAGACCGTGCAACAGGTAAAAATATGATTATGTATTCTACAGAAGGTGGAATGGATATCGAGGAAGTTGCAGAGTCTACTCCAGATAAAATTTTTACAGAAGAAATTGATCCTACTGTAGGAATCCAAGGTTTCCAAGCGCGTAAAGTTGCTTTTAACTTAGGTTTATCAGGAAACGCATTCAAAGAAGGAGTGAAATTTATCACCGCTTTATATAACGCATATGTAGCAATTGATGCTTCTATGTTCGAAATTAACCCAGTTCTTAAAACATCTGACGATCAAATTATCGCAGTAGATGCGAAAGTTACTATCGACGACAACTCATTATTCCGTCATCCAGATATTGCTGCATTACGTGATACAAGAGAAGAAGATGCAACAGAAGTTGAAGCTGGTGAAGCGGGATTAAACTTCGTAAAATTAGATGGAAACGTTGGGTGTATGGTGAACGGAGCTGGATTAGCAATGGCAACTATGGATATCATCAAATTATCTGGTGGTAACCCAGCTAACTTCTTAGATGTTGGTGGTACTGCTGATGCTGAGCGTGTAGAGAAAGCTTTCCGTATCATCTTAAAAGACGAAAACGTAAAAGCAATCTTAGTGAATATCTTTGGTGGTATTGTACGTTGTGACCGTGTTGCTCAAGGTATCTTAGATGCTTACAAAAACATGGGAGACGCGATCAATGTTCCGATCATTGTTCGTTTACAAGGAACAAATGCTGAAGTTGCAAAACAAATGATTGACGAATCTGGATTACAGGTTCACTCTGCAATCACTTTACAAGATGCAGCGGATAAAGTAAAAGAATTATTAAACTAA
- the coaE gene encoding dephospho-CoA kinase (Dephospho-CoA kinase (CoaE) performs the final step in coenzyme A biosynthesis.), which yields MKNNHPFVVGITGGIGSGKSTAAKFFEELGIPVYNSDTRAKLIQNENSEVKAKIIAAFGEEAYDENGLNKAYLSKQVFQDNEKLKVLNSIVHPAVFKDFEAWKIAQQTPIVMKEAAILIESGSYKDCDMVISVMVDIEKRIARTMERDGLTREDILARINHQISDEERIAKSDVIIDNNGDLAHLKNEVEQALMNIKKKDGFTLTISHKLEKIRKD from the coding sequence ATGAAAAACAACCACCCTTTTGTAGTAGGAATCACAGGCGGAATAGGCTCTGGAAAGAGTACCGCAGCAAAATTCTTTGAGGAATTGGGCATTCCAGTGTATAATTCTGACACAAGAGCAAAACTTATTCAGAACGAAAATTCTGAAGTAAAAGCAAAAATCATTGCTGCTTTTGGTGAAGAAGCTTATGATGAAAATGGGTTGAACAAAGCCTATCTATCCAAACAAGTTTTTCAAGACAATGAAAAATTGAAAGTTTTAAATTCAATTGTTCATCCAGCGGTTTTCAAAGATTTTGAAGCGTGGAAAATTGCTCAACAAACACCTATCGTAATGAAAGAAGCAGCGATCTTAATCGAAAGTGGGAGCTACAAAGATTGCGATATGGTAATAAGTGTTATGGTGGACATAGAAAAGCGAATTGCACGAACGATGGAAAGAGATGGATTAACACGAGAAGATATTTTGGCGAGAATCAATCATCAAATTTCGGATGAAGAGCGAATAGCCAAATCAGATGTAATCATTGATAACAATGGCGATCTTGCTCACCTCAAAAATGAAGTTGAACAAGCCTTGATGAACATCAAAAAAAAAGATGGCTTCACACTAACAATCTCGCATAAATTAGAAAAAATTAGAAAAGATTAA
- a CDS encoding ABC transporter ATP-binding protein — protein MKSLQKLNKFLWKYKWRIFLGFIFTICANWVQVFSVTYIKEAINTVEELLQNFKQNGTDNLELLKEGLMYASLAFFFFKVLGGVLTVGTRQMIIVASRYIEFDLKNVIYDKYQKLSLSFYKKHKTGDLMNRITEDVALVRMYLGPGIMYPVDLVSRVIIIAYFMLQIDKELTLYTLAPLPILSVLIYNVARNINKKSKRVQEQQSTISSSVQDTFAGIRVIKSFNSETFVKSKYQVEADEYQKRALNLAQIQAAFGPLMVVVVGVSNLVILYLGGIKYIEGTMDIGSIAQFFLYLNMLIWPFTSLGWITMVVQRAEASMTRINEFLNAETDVKEKQLVNHHVQGTIEFKHVSYVYENTGIKALDNVSFKINKGETLAILGKTGSGKSTIALLIARSLEPTSGEILIDGKNIHDINVESIREEIGYVPQEAFLFSDSLTNNILFGSDDEDEKTAEIFAKKAVVHDNIDRFKERYDTVVGERGVTLSGGQKQRVSIARALVNDPKILIFDDSLSAVDTETEEQILNNLASEIEGKTTIIITHRVSSAKRADQILVLEDGRVLENGSNSELLNKQGYYYDLYNKQLLD, from the coding sequence GTGAAATCATTACAAAAGTTAAATAAATTTTTATGGAAGTATAAATGGAGGATTTTTTTAGGCTTCATTTTTACGATTTGTGCCAATTGGGTGCAAGTTTTTTCCGTGACATATATCAAAGAAGCAATCAATACGGTTGAAGAATTATTGCAAAATTTTAAACAAAACGGTACAGATAACCTCGAATTATTAAAAGAGGGGTTGATGTATGCCAGTTTGGCTTTTTTCTTTTTTAAAGTTTTGGGTGGAGTTTTAACGGTAGGAACGCGACAAATGATTATTGTGGCTTCTCGTTATATTGAGTTTGATTTGAAAAACGTGATTTATGATAAGTATCAAAAGTTATCCTTGTCATTTTACAAAAAGCACAAAACGGGAGATTTGATGAATCGCATTACCGAAGATGTCGCATTGGTGCGTATGTATCTTGGGCCAGGGATTATGTACCCCGTTGATTTGGTTTCTCGTGTCATCATAATCGCGTATTTTATGTTGCAGATAGATAAAGAGTTAACGTTATATACCTTAGCGCCTTTGCCTATTTTATCGGTTTTGATATACAATGTTGCACGAAATATCAACAAAAAAAGTAAACGTGTGCAGGAACAACAATCTACGATATCTTCTTCTGTGCAAGATACTTTTGCTGGAATTCGTGTCATTAAATCATTTAATTCCGAAACATTTGTAAAATCTAAATACCAAGTAGAAGCAGATGAGTACCAAAAACGCGCACTAAATTTGGCTCAAATTCAAGCAGCTTTCGGGCCATTGATGGTAGTTGTAGTTGGCGTAAGTAATTTGGTGATTTTATATTTAGGCGGGATAAAATATATCGAAGGAACGATGGATATTGGTTCTATCGCTCAGTTTTTTCTTTACCTAAATATGTTAATTTGGCCTTTTACTTCTCTTGGATGGATTACGATGGTGGTACAACGTGCAGAAGCATCAATGACACGTATTAATGAATTTTTGAATGCTGAAACAGATGTCAAGGAAAAGCAATTGGTGAATCATCATGTACAAGGAACAATCGAGTTTAAACATGTTTCTTATGTGTACGAAAATACAGGAATCAAAGCCTTGGATAATGTTTCGTTCAAAATTAATAAAGGAGAAACGTTGGCAATTCTTGGAAAAACAGGATCGGGTAAATCGACCATCGCTTTATTAATTGCACGTTCTTTAGAACCGACTTCTGGTGAGATTTTAATTGATGGTAAAAATATTCATGATATCAATGTGGAGTCTATTCGAGAAGAAATTGGATATGTACCGCAAGAAGCATTTTTATTTTCGGACTCGTTGACCAATAATATTTTATTTGGTTCGGATGATGAAGATGAAAAAACAGCAGAAATTTTTGCCAAGAAAGCTGTTGTACATGATAACATTGATCGTTTCAAGGAACGTTATGATACTGTTGTTGGAGAACGTGGTGTTACACTTTCGGGAGGTCAGAAACAACGAGTTTCTATCGCTCGCGCATTGGTAAATGATCCAAAAATTTTAATTTTTGATGATAGTTTGTCAGCTGTAGATACCGAAACAGAAGAACAAATCTTGAATAATTTAGCTTCAGAAATTGAAGGTAAAACAACAATCATCATCACACATCGTGTTTCTTCGGCAAAACGAGCAGATCAGATTTTAGTATTAGAAGATGGTCGTGTTTTAGAGAATGGATCAAACAGCGAATTGTTAAATAAACAAGGTTATTATTACGATTTATACAATAAACAACTCTTGGATTAG
- a CDS encoding TIGR02757 family protein has protein sequence MNKKELKDFLDEKVLQYNTLDFIDSDPVQIPHRFSVKEDIEIAGFLAATIAWGNRKMIINNANKMMQLMGNSPYDFVMNFSENDLENLDGFVHRTFNSDDLKFFIQSLRNIYQHHGGLEQVFAKHQTSDSMQVAISHFKQTFFEIEHLPRTTKHISDPLNNSAAKRINMYLRWMVRADKQGVDLGIWKSIPTAVLSCPLDVHSGNVARKLGVLTRKQNDAKTLKELDGKLREMDANDPVKYDFALFGLGVFEGF, from the coding sequence ATGAATAAAAAAGAACTGAAAGATTTTTTAGACGAAAAAGTTCTTCAGTACAATACGTTAGATTTTATCGATTCTGATCCTGTTCAGATTCCACATCGGTTTTCTGTAAAAGAAGATATCGAGATTGCAGGGTTTTTGGCTGCTACAATTGCGTGGGGTAATCGTAAAATGATTATCAATAATGCCAATAAAATGATGCAGTTAATGGGAAATTCGCCTTATGACTTTGTGATGAATTTCTCTGAAAATGATTTAGAAAATTTAGATGGGTTTGTACATAGAACATTCAATAGCGATGATTTGAAATTTTTTATACAATCGCTTCGCAATATTTATCAGCATCACGGAGGGTTGGAGCAGGTTTTTGCGAAACATCAAACTTCAGACTCGATGCAAGTCGCGATATCGCATTTCAAACAAACTTTTTTTGAAATTGAACATTTACCTCGTACAACTAAACATATTTCAGATCCATTGAATAATTCTGCTGCAAAACGCATTAATATGTATTTACGATGGATGGTGAGAGCAGATAAACAAGGGGTAGATTTGGGAATATGGAAATCGATTCCAACCGCTGTACTTTCTTGTCCATTGGATGTGCATTCAGGAAATGTAGCGCGAAAACTGGGGGTGTTGACTCGAAAGCAAAATGATGCAAAAACCTTGAAAGAATTAGATGGCAAACTTCGTGAAATGGATGCAAATGATCCTGTGAAATACGATTTTGCTCTATTTGGATTGGGTGTTTTTGAAGGCTTTTAA
- a CDS encoding DUF1573 domain-containing protein gives MKSKLFILGAFALSFAISSCGEKKASDNFTAEETAQQAENVVDPATAPVLTLAEANHDFGEVQANNKVETYIKFKNDGKSPLVIRDASATCGCTVPEFPSTPIAVGATDSIKVVYTAGNMNGRQQKTVTLVTNTVNGQENFDISANVIGATANDQNAQQAFGQ, from the coding sequence ATGAAAAGTAAATTATTTATTTTAGGTGCATTCGCCCTATCATTCGCAATCAGCTCTTGTGGAGAAAAAAAAGCAAGCGATAACTTTACAGCAGAAGAAACAGCTCAACAAGCTGAAAATGTTGTAGATCCTGCTACTGCTCCAGTTTTAACATTAGCCGAAGCAAACCATGATTTTGGAGAAGTACAGGCCAATAATAAAGTAGAAACATATATCAAGTTCAAAAATGACGGTAAATCACCATTAGTTATTCGTGATGCGTCTGCAACTTGTGGATGTACAGTTCCTGAGTTCCCATCTACGCCTATTGCAGTAGGAGCTACAGATTCTATCAAAGTTGTGTATACGGCGGGTAACATGAACGGAAGACAACAAAAAACAGTTACTTTAGTAACAAACACAGTAAATGGACAAGAAAATTTTGACATTTCTGCAAACGTTATTGGAGCAACTGCAAATGATCAAAATGCTCAACAAGCATTTGGACAATAA
- a CDS encoding ABC transporter ATP-binding protein has translation MIKAENIVKKFGELEVLKNVSLSIAEKEIVSIVGASGAGKTTLLQILGTLEKSSEPKKYNTSIQIAGQDVTKLNDRDLSKFRNENIGFIFQFHQLLPEFNAIENICIPAFIKKTKKADAEQRAKELMSYLGLSHRLTHKPNQLSGGEQQRVAVARALINQPKIVFADEPSGNLDSKNAEELHDLFFKLRDEFGQTFVIVTHNEELANMCDRKLVMADGMFQTEL, from the coding sequence ATGATAAAAGCAGAAAATATTGTCAAAAAGTTTGGTGAATTAGAAGTGCTAAAAAATGTTTCTTTATCCATTGCAGAAAAAGAAATCGTTTCGATCGTAGGAGCTTCTGGAGCTGGTAAAACGACTTTACTTCAGATTTTGGGAACGCTTGAAAAAAGTTCTGAACCAAAGAAATATAATACGTCTATTCAAATTGCGGGACAAGATGTCACCAAGTTAAATGATCGTGATTTATCAAAATTTCGAAACGAAAATATTGGATTCATCTTTCAGTTTCATCAATTGCTGCCCGAATTTAATGCCATAGAAAATATTTGTATTCCAGCTTTTATCAAAAAAACTAAAAAAGCGGATGCCGAACAACGTGCCAAAGAATTGATGTCGTATTTAGGATTGTCGCATCGTTTGACGCATAAACCGAATCAATTGTCGGGTGGAGAGCAACAACGTGTGGCTGTTGCGCGTGCATTAATCAATCAACCAAAGATTGTTTTTGCAGATGAACCTTCAGGAAATTTAGATTCTAAAAATGCAGAAGAGTTGCACGATTTATTTTTCAAATTGAGAGATGAGTTTGGACAAACCTTCGTGATTGTGACGCATAATGAAGAGTTAGCGAATATGTGCGATCGAAAATTGGTGATGGCAGACGGAATGTTTCAAACAGAATTATAA
- the yajC gene encoding preprotein translocase subunit YajC — translation MIQTIFLQAGAQGGGMSMLLMFGGMFVIMYFFMIRPQQKKAKQEKQFQTDIKRGDLVVTTSGIHGKINEIHDDAVVIETGAGKIKFEKAAISRELTAARYSKSTEKVEKVEKAVEEKN, via the coding sequence ATGATTCAAACAATCTTTTTACAAGCAGGTGCTCAAGGCGGAGGAATGTCGATGCTTTTAATGTTCGGAGGAATGTTCGTGATTATGTATTTTTTCATGATTCGTCCTCAACAAAAGAAAGCAAAGCAAGAAAAACAATTCCAAACTGACATCAAGCGTGGAGATTTAGTCGTAACAACTTCTGGTATTCACGGAAAAATTAACGAGATTCACGACGATGCTGTTGTCATTGAAACTGGAGCTGGAAAAATTAAATTTGAAAAAGCTGCTATTTCTCGTGAATTAACTGCTGCTCGTTATTCAAAATCGACTGAAAAAGTTGAGAAAGTAGAAAAAGCAGTAGAAGAAAAAAACTAA
- the nusB gene encoding transcription antitermination factor NusB — protein MISQNKITFFFLPLHQFIRRYIIEIMLGRRQLREKVMQNIYAYNCLGTEGEERMVEKNMMRSIDQIYDLYIYILNLIKVQKDIAEHKIDLAKSKNFPTEEDLNPNLKFVQNKVFKILEENLELSRHSNDNKFLLWDIYDSYPNNIYKNLTESELYKTYMNSGNRSFEEDKEFILNFFVELIAEYEDLHDYLEGIQITWADDVHIANAMVHTTIKSFRQNSSPLISLFKVYKDVDDKKFTEELFRKTIRHQSETKNIIDEKADNWELERIATIDLIILEMALTEFMYFPNIPAKVTINEYVELAKNYSTEKSRVFVNGILDKTLKELKDNNNLPKYGRGLL, from the coding sequence ATGATTTCACAAAACAAAATTACATTCTTTTTTTTACCTTTGCATCAATTTATTAGACGTTATATCATTGAAATTATGTTGGGAAGAAGACAACTACGCGAAAAAGTAATGCAGAATATCTATGCTTACAATTGTTTAGGTACGGAAGGCGAAGAAAGAATGGTCGAGAAAAATATGATGAGAAGTATCGATCAAATCTATGATTTGTACATTTATATCCTAAATTTAATCAAAGTTCAAAAGGACATTGCAGAGCATAAAATAGATCTTGCAAAATCAAAAAACTTTCCAACCGAAGAAGATTTAAATCCAAATTTAAAATTTGTTCAGAATAAAGTTTTCAAAATTTTAGAAGAAAATCTTGAATTATCTCGTCATTCGAACGATAACAAGTTTTTACTTTGGGATATTTATGATTCTTATCCAAACAACATCTACAAAAACTTAACAGAAAGCGAATTGTACAAAACGTACATGAATAGCGGTAACCGTTCTTTCGAAGAAGACAAAGAGTTTATTTTGAACTTTTTCGTAGAATTGATTGCTGAATACGAAGATCTGCACGATTACTTAGAAGGAATTCAAATTACTTGGGCAGATGATGTACACATTGCTAATGCAATGGTTCATACGACGATTAAATCGTTCCGTCAAAATAGTTCTCCATTGATTTCGTTGTTCAAAGTGTACAAAGATGTAGATGACAAAAAGTTTACAGAAGAATTATTTCGTAAAACAATTCGTCATCAATCGGAAACGAAGAATATAATTGACGAAAAAGCAGATAACTGGGAATTAGAACGTATAGCAACAATCGATTTGATTATTTTGGAAATGGCGTTGACAGAATTTATGTACTTCCCTAACATTCCTGCCAAAGTAACCATCAATGAATATGTCGAATTAGCGAAAAATTATTCGACAGAAAAATCACGCGTTTTTGTTAACGGAATCTTAGATAAAACCCTAAAAGAGTTAAAAGACAATAATAATTTACCAAAATACGGTAGAGGTTTATTATAA
- a CDS encoding NUMOD4 domain-containing protein: MVKVLVGEEFKEVNLKGNLRNRYVISNFGRLVSFQEGIEIDGRLLKGSYTNGYRILRYSYKDELGKKKYTQNLIYHLVAENFLPRPTEDQKYLLHLDFVKDNDNVTNLKWATLEEFREHFMSSPYYEEGKEKSKKTRQMMDGNKLTTTDVIRIKKMLANPNRKTRLRIIAKQFGISEMQLYRIKSGENWGHIKVD; the protein is encoded by the coding sequence ATGGTAAAGGTACTTGTAGGAGAGGAATTTAAAGAAGTTAATTTAAAAGGAAACTTGCGAAATAGATATGTTATTTCAAATTTTGGACGCTTGGTAAGTTTTCAAGAGGGGATAGAAATAGATGGTCGATTATTGAAAGGAAGTTATACCAACGGTTATCGAATTTTGCGATACAGTTACAAAGATGAGTTAGGGAAGAAAAAGTATACTCAAAATTTAATCTATCATCTCGTTGCAGAAAATTTTTTACCACGACCAACAGAAGATCAAAAATATTTATTACACCTCGATTTTGTAAAAGACAATGACAATGTAACTAATTTGAAATGGGCAACATTAGAAGAATTTAGAGAACATTTTATGAGTAGTCCTTACTATGAAGAGGGAAAAGAAAAGTCTAAAAAGACACGACAAATGATGGATGGTAATAAATTGACTACAACTGATGTTATTCGAATCAAGAAAATGTTAGCCAATCCTAATCGTAAAACAAGGTTACGAATTATAGCCAAACAATTTGGAATTAGTGAAATGCAGTTGTACCGAATAAAATCGGGTGAAAATTGGGGGCATATAAAAGTTGATTAA
- a CDS encoding PUR family DNA/RNA-binding protein, producing the protein MNDFENQEKVDAEGVFSKVLRAGRRTYFFDVRETRAGDYYLTITESKKNTQEDGNVYYKKHKIYLYKEDFESFKEMLDETTDFVFAQKGQEVISERHQKDFDPKNKMASKDDTQVESFTNINFDDI; encoded by the coding sequence ATGAATGATTTTGAAAACCAAGAAAAGGTGGATGCAGAAGGAGTCTTTTCCAAGGTATTAAGGGCAGGAAGAAGAACCTACTTTTTCGATGTCCGCGAAACAAGAGCAGGTGATTATTACTTGACGATTACAGAAAGTAAAAAAAATACACAAGAAGATGGGAATGTGTACTATAAAAAACATAAAATCTATTTGTATAAAGAAGACTTCGAGAGCTTTAAGGAGATGTTAGACGAAACAACAGATTTTGTTTTTGCTCAGAAAGGACAAGAAGTGATTTCGGAAAGACATCAAAAAGATTTTGATCCAAAAAATAAAATGGCAAGTAAAGATGATACACAAGTGGAGTCTTTTACGAATATCAATTTTGACGATATATAA